One segment of Toxoplasma gondii ME49 chromosome VI, whole genome shotgun sequence DNA contains the following:
- a CDS encoding Toxoplasma gondii family A protein (encoded by transcript TGME49_242900): MALFIFRRLITGELLHALFYCRAITIGKNGVEVNIQKVFLLGSSASLRVVDERNRAVFLPQPTTSDAGAEARYSFAYALENGHCNFKKQVSYPDAFPGYSQPLLCAVHNGLDSHNKYDLYDHNIGYGSDYNSTLIIYCGDGGSPDGPDSSGSPSTEPSKPIKPKPDPSPGLKPQPGEPQDSPPQQPPQESTQPKPPTPPPAESNPNEEGTPGVHEDEDGADEEDGQDASDHPSNSSGSPHQGGTGPGGQEQTHDKKPDGATSGPNHSEQDLPDDQKPGGTPGLEPPNPAGGKVPSDNNKLKPPRPSETPALQNTPQITEEEDCLNNTRLDFGLSFTICTAAFLLLDNKALLHVDRRLCKMERLALRAVLLTVVAANVFRSEASGLKAEPDFTVTITEKGVQEDMQQFFSLGPSATLRVVDESNSAILLPEAEGGEAQDSVAYEFENGHCNFGKTVAYKDMFSGYTQQVWARSPAEAGTGEKHGGKTSIYTFTNPPVEYLNGGVSFCVRFMTKTTVTTTTTTTTPTTTTAATAQSSAPTVGSSSDSTDSEGSTSGSSGDGGSPDGPDSSGSPSTEPSKPIKPKPDQSPDVEPQPEEPQPSPPQQPPQESTQPKPPTPPPAESNPNEEGTPGVHEDEDGADEEDGQDASDHPSNSSGSPHQGGTGPGGQEQTHDKKPDGATSGPNHSEQDLPDDQKPGGTPGLEPPNPAGGKVPSDNNKLKPPRPSETPALQNTRTPTPHIRSANFDAPSRMRRLSVVDASEVKYLTIVVHSAAWGFVAKTLSLSAALFSVGATVLASN; the protein is encoded by the exons ATGGCACTCTTCATCTTCAGACGCCTCATAACGGGGGAGCTGCTTCACGCGCTTTTTTATTGCCGTGCCA TTACCATTGGCAAGAACGGCGTGGAGGTGAACATCCAGAAGGTGTTTTTGCTCGGatcttcggcttctcttcgtgttgtcgacgagaggaacagagccGTCTTCCTGCCGCAGCCAACCACTTCAGATGCAGGAGCGGAGGCACGCTACAGTTTTGCCTATGCGCTTGAGAATGGTCACTGCAACTTTAAAAAGCAAGTGTCTTACCCAGACGCTTTCCCCGGTTACTCACAACCA CTTTTGTGTGCAGTTCACAACGGACTCGACAGTCACAACAAGTACGACCTCTACGACCACAACATCGGCTACGGAAGCGACTACAACTCAACGCTCATCATCTACTG TGGGGATGGAGGTTCGCCAGACGGGCCTGACAGCAGCGGAAGCCCTTCCACAGAACCTAGTAAGCCGATCAAACCAAAGCCAGATCCGAGTCCCGGTCTAAAGCCACAACCCGGGGAACCCCAGGATTCGCCGCCACAACAGCCCCCTCAGGAATCGACGCAGCCCAAACCTCCAACGCCCCCCCCGGCAGAATCAAATCCCAACGAAGAAGGCACCCCAGGTGTgcacgaagacgaagatggggctgacgaagaagatggtCAAGACGCGAGCGACCACCCCAGTAATAGTAGTGGCTCCCCTCATCAAGGGGGTACAGGACCTGGGGGACAGGAACAGACACACGATAAAAAGCCGGATGGTGCTACAAGTGGGCCAAATCACTCGGAGCAGGACCTCCCAGACGACCAAAAACCAGGAGGGACGCCGGGCCTCGAGCCTCCTAACCCGGCAGGCGGCAAAGTTCCTTCCGATAACAACAAACTGAAGCCTCCTCGACCATCAGAAACGCCAGCGTTGCAAAACACAC CCCAGATtacagaggaggaggactGCCTCAATAACACTAGACTGGACTTCGGACTCTCATTCACCATTTGTACCGCTGCGTTTTTGCTGTTGGACAACAAAGCCCTTCTTCACGTGGACCGGAGGTTGTGCAAGATGGAGCGGCTGGCGCTCCGTGCCGTGCTCTTGACTGTCGTCGCGGCTAACGTATTCCGTTCTGAGGCGAGTGGATTAAAGGCTGAGCCAGATTTCACAGTTACCATTACCGAAAAAGGAGTGCAGGAAGACATGCAGCAGTTTTTTTCGCTCGGACCTTCAGCGACTCTCCGAGTTGTTGACGAGAGCAACAGCGCGATCCTTCTGCCTGAAGCGGAAGGAGGGGAGGCACAGGACAGCGTAGCGTATGAGTTTGAGAATGGACACTGCAACTTCGGTAAAACAGTCGCGTACAAAGACATGTTTTCCGGGTATACGCAGCAAGTATGGGCCCGCTCCCCAGCTGAGGCTGGCACCGGGGAAAAACATGGCGGAAAAACCTCGATCTACACATTTACGAATCCTCCTGTCGAGTATTTGAATGGGGGGGTCAGTTTCTGTGTGCGATTCATGACGAAAACCACAGTGACAACAACCACGACGACCACCACACCGACAACGACGACGGCGGCAACAGCTCAGTCCTCAGCACCTACTGTAGGCTCGTCATCTGACTCCACTGATAGTGAAGGCTCGACTTCTGGGTCCAGTGGGGATGGAGGTTCGCCAGACGGGCCTGACAGCAGCGGAAGCCCTTCCACAGAACCTAGTAAGCCGATCAAACCAAAGCCAGATCAGAGTCCCGATGTAGAGCCACAACCCGAGGAACCCCAGCCTTCGCCGCCACAACAGCCCCCTCAGGAATCGACGCAGCCCAAACCGCCAACGCCCCCCCCGGCAGAATCAAATCCCAACGAAGAAGGCACCCCAGGTGTgcacgaagacgaagatggggctgacgaagaagatggtCAAGACGCGAGCGACCACCCCAGTAATAGTAGTGGCTCCCCTCATCAAGGGGGTACAGGACCTGGGGGACAGGAACAGACACACGATAAAAAGCCGGATGGTGCTACAAGTGGGCCAAATCACTCGGAGCAGGACCTCCCAGACGACCAAAAACCAGGAGGGACGCCGGGCCTCGAGCCTCCTAACCCGGCAGGCGGCAAAGTTCCTTCCGATAACAACAAACTGAAGCCTCCTCGACCATCA